AAAACCTGAGTAGCGTGAATGGTGTCACATTGTCTAAATTCAATGACAGATTAACATGAAATAAAGCATTCACAAATATGCTTCAAATTTATGTCTTCGACTAGAGAATTTAATTAAACCAACGTAAGCAAAGTTCCCATCACTGAAAACTCAGTTCCTTGTGCTCCCTTGCTCCAACATCGGACAATGGCGAAGTTGAAAATAATTAAGGAAAACAGACCGCGGAGTAAAGAGCAACCCATTGTTTGGGATGCACAAATTTTGAAGAGAAGTAGAACGGATAAGAACGACATTTTCTCTGGTTTGGTTAATAAAGTGGGTTGGAGGGAAAtgaaggggagggaaatagaACACCCATTTTCCCTAgtaaaaaccaaatttaaatccATCTAACATAGGAAATTTTGGAAGATAAACATCTAGCTCCAATATTTCGTTCCCTCCTTCCATCCCCTTTCGGGCTCTTCCCTTCCCTCCTGGCATAGTGTCTAAACAAACCCCCAAGGCAATACTCCCAATGATCTGAAGCAAAGATTTTAAACTCAGTTCACCCAGGAAATTATAGCCTTCTTTAGAAGCTTATTATGTTGTTTTACTGGTAGATCAGTaatatcctttttttttttactccatTACCCTTCCTTTCAAGCATCTCTCTCGTCTCTCTGAATTTCATACATACAAAGAGTTGTCATTGCATGAAACAGGTAAGTGCAATTGCCCATCAGTACAGTCAAGATAACGTGGACTGTGGAGGCCCTAAAGTCTTATAAGAGACTAGTGCAATAATAATAGCCTTTGAAAGTCACTGGAAATCTGGAATATTGTCTGACAACTTCCCCaatcatatactccctctgtcccggtcatttgttgtccttttctattttggggtgtcttagtcaattgttgtcctttctattttgagaatgaacttgatgagcaatttaatcatttacactcaatttgttccacttgtcatttagtaattggctccctcatctttccttggtctttgtgccaaaaccaaaggacaacaattgaccggaacggagggagtaattaatTACTCTGCATATCTATTCGACACTCACAAGCTCTTGTCTCCAATATCTAAGATTAAAAAGATTGAGACACGGTCCTAGGGGCACCAGTCAAGCACTTAAACTAATCCAATAAGCATGAAAATGTTGAATCTCTACTGCTATACAATAGCGATAGCCCTGGCCTTGTTTCCATCTACAATGAGCCAAAGACTTCCCATTTTTTAGTTTTCGAATAGAGCAAAAGACGATTTCTCAATTTTATGTTCGTGGATCATTTGGGAAAAGTCTCCTTGCGTTCAAGAGTAAGGCTGCTTATGCCTTGGCTGTCATGAGTACATGACATGTGTATGACGAATAGAAAGTTGGAAGGGAAAAAGTTTCTATCAATATAGGGGACTCAAGACCTAGTAGTGACTAGGATATGAAAGAACATACTGCATATAACAATCGACTTTGGTGTAAAAGAAGATAAACCCAACATCAGTTTTGGGGAAAACTTCTAAAATTTCAAAGTTACGAGGAAAGCTTCTAAAATTTCACCTAAACAAAAAAAGTTTTAAATAGAAGAAAAAAGTATAACCTACTGGACCAAAGTTAAGGTCAAACTAGCAATGTTTTCAAATTTAACTTGTAAAGCTTTAAGATTAAATTATGGGATTTTGCATCTATTGTATTTTCTAATCTTTTTGTCATGTCAGAGATTAAGGCTTTCAATCCAGTTTTTTTTGGCAAGTCACTTAGCTATATAGTCCTAACGCCAACATTATACGTACTAAAACTGCTATTCACAAAATAGACAACCGCATCATCCCACTAGTTCCAACCAACATCATCATCGTCCCCTCCTTACATTCTCATTCTCATTCTCACTCTACTCCTTCCTTCCTAGTCGTAGCTGTTCTTCCCTTCGCCTATCCCCATCACCACCATGTTGCCTAGAGGGTGCTACTCCCTTTTAATTCATTGCAACTCACACTCTCTTCTCTCTAACCAGTTTTACTACAGAAGGATTTAAAGTCGCAATTGAAAATAGAATCTTGCAAAAAATTATTATTGAGGCTATGATAAACTTGTAATGTTATATTTACTGAGTCTATTAAACAACCACTTCGATTCATATCTCCTCGTAAACATTAAAAGAACTTCATGGAAGGCGTCAGATAAAGAAAAACCTCTAAGGTAAACATCAGATTTCAACGAATTTGCTGGTGGATGTTTCAAAATCCATGCCTTGAGTGACCTGAAAAGTTGCTTGAACAGAAGAAATTAAGAATAAACGAAAGTGTAATGTAAAGATTATGTAAATTCTAAGTTAATTTGACTCTTCAGTTTTGGAGCCATACCTATGTCCAAAACCACACTCAAGAATATGGGTATAGGATCCTTACCCGATATGGGAACACTTACTTATCCAACAATACTCCTTAAAGACAATTTACATGACGAAAGTAGAGGAAGGGAAGGCTATACGAAGCATATAGTATGATTTTTGACAATTATGACGCTAGGTCTCTCGAACATATCTTCATTCACTTTAGAAACTACTTCATTCACTTTAGAAACTAAATACTCGTGTTTAATTAATTTTCTGTTTTGAAGATGTGACCCCATGTCCACACCTATACATGAGTCCTTGTTTAAGACACGATTTCCGTGTCTCATAACTTGACTCTTCAAGGGTACGAAATTTGGATATGTACCCGTGTCCACACCTATACATGAGCCCGAGTAACACGTGTAAACTAGACTCACATTAAGAATGGAGAAACCATGTAAAGCTTAAGCCCTGCAACACTGCGTGATATTACTTCATCACCAGCAGGCTGGAGATCGTCTAATCGCTGCCATGCAATTTCCTGAATGTTTAACAGAAACACAAACTCAGCTACTATTTTCTGTTGAGAAAACACATTATATTGTAAAAGAAAGATAAAAAAAGAGAACAAGGTATCCTTAGAGACAGGGGAAGAGGACTACTAATAAACACATCATTCTGTATTAAGAAAACCTTAAACTTACAGAGACTCTTGAAGATTCATCTGTTTAAGAAAGGCCATTTAATGTCTGAAATTTTCTCAGAGTAGATATGAACACATGCGGTTGTTAGGCTTCTGTGTAGCTCCTTAACTACTGCCATATTGGGCATTACACCTAAGTAAGCATATGAAGACTACACGTCTTTAACCCTTTGTTTGGATAGGGTAAAAAAAGGAAATGGAAAGGAAGGGATACAATTCAAACTCCAGGCATACTTTTCTTTAAATATTATTTGAGGAGGGGAAGGAACGGTAAGAATGAGGGAGCTATTTACCTTTATTATCCTTAATAAACTAAATTCTCGGAAGGTTTCAATGAGTTGGAAAATAACCCTTTCTCCCAACCCTCCCATCTCCTAAATAGCTTTCTCCACTCCTCCCATCCCTCTGCAATCCATAATTTATGCCAGCACTAATTTTCTCTCCGAATTTAGCATCCCAAACAAACTGTTTAGGTCTACGTTACGTGGACCCAGTTGCAAGTGTCGGACACATCACAGGTTTGAGTGTCAGACATCAttaattgttgaaaaaaaaaactttttttggTTGACAATGAAGTGTCTGGTCGTGCATGCCGGAATTCCTGAGTGTTGGACTCGCGACACACTGCCAAAGTGAAGTGCTGGATAACATAGATTAAGGTCAAATACGAAGGAGACAAAGCTATCATAAGCGATAGTTAGATGGCAATTTCTCAACTTTAATTGTTCTAATGGCCGTCAGGTGGCCAGAACTCTCAAAGGAGCTAATGTCTTTCCTAATATGTGTAATGCTGAGATCACATAACAGCAAACATCTAATCATGACATGCTACCAAAACAATCACCacttcaacaaccacaaaacacttCAACAGATTACACAACAAGGAGATAATACAATCACAAAAATAGTGGAAAACAAAGATCTTTTATACTAATACAAGTTGCCTAAACACTGGTATCACAGTCAATGTACATGGCTTCAATACCAGGACTTACATGATCTACCTTAATGAGGCATAGTTTCTTGATTCACAAATTGAATGTGGATTGATTCTCAAATAAGCTTTTAGGAAATGAATACATGGTAATCAGAATCAGACCAAAAACTTATTAAGGGGTTGATGCTTGCTGTTCCTAAACCATTTTGTTAAAATGTCGAAACAAAAAAGGCTAAATCTAACAAACAATATCATACCCTTGCTTCAAGGAACCCGCCAATGGCAGGGTCAGAAGGGTCTGGACGCACACAGTCTCACCCATTAAAACACAAAGAGACGCTTCCAAATGACCTATAGCGGAAAGTGCTAAAAAATGTATCGAGTGGCTCATATTTCACGTTACAAGAAGCGAAACTAGTGAGCcactttgctttactttatcATAATCGAGAGCCTGACAACATAATGTATTTTGCTCCTTTAGTAATGGAAAAAGAACAATATATTAGACAGCAGAAGTATTTAATATATACTTCAGAGTtcacaacaataaaaaaaaaaagttgcaaAACAGAACCAGAGGTCCACAATATACATGAGCATAATACTCCACTACAATTTTTTTTCCAGCAAAATAGTACACGGTGGAAAATGGTGATGATAGAAGGAGAAATCAAGGAGCAACAATGAGACATATTTTAACACATCAACGAGAACTGTGAGATGCGGGCTGGAGAGAAAGGGGCATCATGGGTGAATGAAGAGGAAAGAGGAAAGAACTTACACTGATTTCCTTTTTTGTAAGTGGTGCAAACGAAGTGTCCTCACCAACACCGGCAATAATGTAAAGGCGTACACGCTGCTGTCCAAATATCACTTCAATGAACTCGTCTTTATTAAGAAGTTCAGAGACATCAAAACCAGTTTCCTCCAAAACCTGTACCCATGACAGAAACACAGCAAAGAAATCACGAACGGCAGAATTTTGAATGAGGAAGTGTTGCAAGCGCACAGGAAACTGTAAATTCAGCACCAAACTGATTTAAAACAATCACAGAGTGCATCTAAGGTCAGCAAAGCGATTTGTTCATATAGTATAGATGTTGATGATGCAACTTGGACTCTTTACTCGAGCAAATATGTTATGTTTGGCTGATAAATGCAGAGGATCTTACAGGTACAAATCTTGTTACTTGATAGATATATTTTTCAAAAgacaacaaagaaaaatctcaCACTAGCTCTTCCTGCTCCCTTCACTTTGGCCTTTAAAATATCAGATATTTACTATGCAAAATCTCTGAGATGCAATGTCTTTTTGGTAGCACTATCATGTATGCACCAGTTATGATATTCCAGTAAGACTTTAACAAAATTCAGCCAACTCACAAGCAATAATCGCCAGGAGGCCCAGGACattgtattaaaaaaaaaaaaaaaaaaaaaaaaaaacacaatagaTGCAGTAAGCAGAATCTATCCAAATCGTAAAATAtcttccataataaaaaaaagaaCTATAACAGTGAGATAATTGTAACATGAGAGACAGTATACTTCTCTGACGGCACACGCATGATCttcttcatctttgttctttttGCCCCGAGGAAAACTCCAGCTGGTTCCTTTCCACCCTTTAACCAATAAGCACTGCACTAGAATTTCAAACATTGTTAAAGTATGACAGAGAGAGTTTCTAATTATGCTTTGTTATATCAAGCTGAATGCAAGCGTTTACAtgttgaatgaacttggccactatGTAAATTTAGCGTCATACAAGAGCCAGATAAACTAAACATCTGACCCTCCATACCGaagtaaaaaataaaaattttgtgACATTTGGAAATCAGAAGAGAGGAGTTCCGTTAGGATAAAGAAGTGCATAATTAAGTGGCCACAAGGAGGATCTGAAGATGGAACGCTGCACACAATTGATACCAACAACAAAATTAACGTGGATTAGTCGCAAAATGTCAAACATGGCCAATACGTATCATCCAGGTCTTATCTTCTAAAAACAACTACTCTCTTTTTACCAAAAACTGTTCACACCGCCTATTAAAGTGAGTGGCAGGCTTTACTCACTTCATTAACACATCAGTAAGGCCATTTAAGCAATGAAAACTGTTGGGAGTCTGTGCATAGACGTCACACAAGAAGACCAATAGGCCTTAGTTGACGATAAAAGGTGAGAAAAAAGTATATATTCCCTTAGGCATAATAAGTATAGTGTAGCTACTTGGTTCCACCTCATAATAAATCAAACGACAAGTTATAAACATTACCCTTTCAAATGTTTGATCTAGAATGATTGCTCCGGTGACAGGTACCCGGACCTTGTAGGAAGTGAAGTCCTTGAATATGTCATCAATGTGTGGAACATAGGGCTTCAAAACCTCACAGCTATTGAACACTACAAGTAGTTGAAGAAAAAAACAAGTTTGAACAAAGCACGTCATGTAAATTGCGACAATAAATGTTTTGCCATTGTGCTTAAGAAAGGATACTGAGAGATGTGAATTCTTTGAGAGTAAATGACTTCAATGAAGGATTGTTCTCGACTgtattatcttcataaaaccaatgtGCGTATTCAACAAGAAACAAAATCCTCTCGAATGACTGTTGATCTTCCTTTGGGACGTTCAAGACAAAACGACTGTAGAAGAAATGAAGATTAAAAAGAGTAAGCATATTTGTTTGAGGCCAAAGGATTAGCCGATGAGCATTCTAAGATCGCAAACATATCCACAGTGACATCTACACACACAGTCTAGCATTAACACCAATACCTAAATTACTAAATTACTTTTGGGCATGTTGCTCTAAGAAAACTAATAACAATTtgtttaattaatcaagttgagAAACGCCAGGACGAGATCAAAAGCATCAATTAACTCGATCACAACCTACTGAACTACTCGGAATGATGGGGAAACTCATAAATTAAATCAGATACTCCGAACATTAAAATACTGCAATAAAGAGAGAGGAGAAAGAACCTGCAAAGATCATCAAGAAGTTCTTGAGGAGGAAGTGCGTTTTTGGGAGTAACACTTGATGATCTGTGAAGCCCTGACATGGCAAACACTTGAGATTAGTTGTTGGCCTCGCCCTTTCTCTCGTCTCAGGGTTGATGAGCAAGCAGATAGACGACTAAGTTTCCAACTTGGGGCGTCACTCACGTCACAACCCTCCCTTATGACCACTTATGGTTATAGATTAGCTAGAGCAGGTAAATAGATAACCCCAACCTCGTAACACCACACGAACTTAATACAAaactagtttagaccccgtgcaTATAATGCACTGTACTTATagtttaatatttttataaaattatttatataatattggtatcttatagttatttacatttcttattattttattttgCTTTGATAAATAAAAGGCAGAACTGAAAATTAGTTAAGAGAATTAAATAATTAGTTGAAATATATTTTAACGAAAATATTTTTATAGTATAAAGTTAATGAGTttcaatttatattttttttttcaattttttttcttatgaaagtaataacaacgattTCTAGTTTTTATTTTATACAGTATATGAGTCaactcatcatctaataataggattaataaaagatttagcaatttataattttatatcaattttattttgttttaattaaaatatcataatttagagtttagtgaaaataatataatttgatgaaaagattaattttaatgaaagtataatagatgaattaattgtaattgttagcttccttatttagtgaatgcaCATAATATCTTTAGTTTCCTTTTTTGAGAATATGCTTTTTGGCGGGAAAATGGTAGaaatcacctattcatttagtatataggggattagTGGATTTTTGGTTGACATATTTTGACCTATTTAAGTAATTGGGTGAACACGAACACCACACGAAAGTTAACTGGGACAAGTTAGGATTGGGTTTTACGACACAAACTcgacacgaataacccatttaATCTAAGTGGGTTGTTCATGAAGTTGAATTAACCTGTTAACTTATTTAACCCATATGACATTATATCTCAAATCTTACATTCTACTAGGCTACCGTATAAAGTTTAAAACGAGAAAGTGTTAGTTTTGTTTTTCACACTTTGATTAAGAGTCATCTTAGATGTGAAAGGATTTGAACATGTCATTCGGGTTAACTAGTTTGTTTTGGATTAAACAAGTCATGGTTAAATTGTAACACCTCCTCATACCAAGGttccttaccaaggactaccctagcatgaaaagctgttaccatctcggtttcccgaggttagtatatcaaagttaccaattccaaacaacctttattaaagtataaataattagCGATTACATAtctccaaaaccaaaccaaagcaTAACGATGAAATATCTATTAATTACAAATAATGCAAGCTAAGTcccttgacggcggaagctagactcgagtgatgacccCATAAtcgtcccatagctaaacatccgcATTACTGTCacaaccgctcaccatccccgaatggatcaccgcagttttataaaacaacaacaaagggGTCGTATtgttcaatcaatgtaagacaaacaaacgatgcaaccggctgatcatccacaCTCTCCCGGCcgcccgatctcacatagtaaccgactacacaccgaagtgtgtagccccgccgcattacccatcgcaataggtaatccacgccgcgatgggtgaccgcagacCCATCCCACCAAgtccggctcatcaacgagcgatcgaaaatccctgtcccttaatgtgcacatcccctcccgtgaagggttccacggagggcgaactagggtgtgaagccactcccgcaagtgactccaccacaatcacaacacacacaagATCACAAAAATTGTCCCAactccacaaccgtcacaacacaaatgcggccatactccgatgatcgggggtaacaacaattacaacacaagcatagtcttaaatcaattaatagaaaccgagtaggaaaaccctaccttttcgcaatccactaTGCTGCagtcaatcatacaatatgcataacaattaccacatcgtcacctacatcaatgataatcaacaatcacataacgcaaacactatatgcaaaaccccatctcccccaaattcataatcaaagacaaaccctagaattatcatcaacaaacatggggataaagacttaccgacggaggaataagagattatacgcaaggaccacgacgattgtacacacaacgagattaggggatgattagggagtgattagagtgatCGTAAGATGATTAGGGTTGAAAATGATGTTTTGGAAACTGACGTTgcatataaaataaccctaaacattccctaatcaaaccggtaaaataacactcgccaggccggatactcggtcgagtaaagctatactcggccgagtatcctctactcggtcgagtattctccatactcggccgagtattcctcgacaGAGGCCGACTATTCCTCgacagaaccaaaacagactccacaatagacactactcggccgagtaggctctactcggtcgagtatacagcttaataaaatccgtagtattacagtcttccccccttaaaaagaacttcgtccccgaagttccaacccaacctataaaacatggacacctaacaccaactccactaaccacgcttactaaataacatatcctctcgatataaactccataatattatcggcTAACCACCTAATAATATTgtcaaccttgtctcacttccataacactcactagcaacttAATGCCAATacaatccacaaaataagatcaaccatcaaaacgaaaTGTTAccttctaccatccttaaaacgaacttcgtcctcgaagttactcacacacataaacatcctcacacaatccgttactcagactcctaaacatcatactactacgagcattACCactacctgtaataaaatcgaccagcacataaatccatccttattctgtACCAACACTCACACTTCCAATTGtaacctgtatgaccatcaaactctcatgtcgcattctactcctcttaagataaatgttacgtcctcgtaactcactaataataggtcctttgctatatctcccataatcctcattactaccGCATGACAGCGATAAGCCACTAttacctcaacacctacaaccattcctatgacCAGGACTCTCTTCCTTTAACAGTTCTTGTGCTTCAGTTAttcggtactcccataacatatatcataaaatcctcggTATAatcactactccatctcttctacattaccacaaaatgacatacttctatatacatatacactaaTCTCCAAAATTTTATCTCACAATTCTCAAGTGTTACCCATacttacattagcttctcaagttcctCTCCTTTATTACCACAAACTCACCCTTGACTGAACATCAcactaagtcccaaaactccgtactcgctgtcccaagaaaaggtgttaaacctcatgtagttccagttcaataccacacatgctccacaattctcttgccacaactatgtccaccaatgcctcatctaaaccAGATCAAAAGTATTCTAACAACCTCCCATAGCTGTGTCTCACGAACAGATTACTACTATACCATGACCtcaacagaaccatacccaactctctttttCATGTCATATTCTATGAAAaccaacagaaccatacccataccgacactggtaagaCACATCGGGAACCAAAACAACGGTatatatgccccgaccgacactgacagggaacaacagtaaacaagcaacaatctatgacaacatgaaaatactcgtatcaccacacgaattaccgtgcacagtgcacaaaaaccacatcgatagctgtcacaacttttacaatctcattacactgactcagcataacttccttgaccataagactttcttaaaactgctctaccagatcacgacgcagcatattagacgggatctcaaataccaaccttatgaatattatccataccatgactcttgaggctggaacctcacaccattacttacagatatcatacatacacatataagtataacatatgacgcagaacacacatataacgacccgtaactatcacgccacaccattactcgtgaggccaggacctcacacaaatTTTTACACACCTCAAGGACCCATAATCGAATATAACTAGTCAatcttgatcacgtaagttaccatttGACAATGAATACttctcatccggacttaactcaggtgtccttcataacatatcctctcatacacacaattatcaccatcCGGCGAACGTAACATGTCATTGGTAACCAACTAccagcgaacacctcatatatccacatcttatactccctcacaaccacacATACTAATCActtccacaaaatcaacctcattagaacaactaacttccctaaagtaacatcaccctcaaccactagtgacaatactatgacaacaacgtccttcatgtgactaccctctcactatcacttcttaatataacaatccgtttcctctctttggttatcatcccaaat
The Silene latifolia isolate original U9 population chromosome 11, ASM4854445v1, whole genome shotgun sequence genome window above contains:
- the LOC141611883 gene encoding mRNA-decapping enzyme subunit 2 yields the protein MSGLHRSSSVTPKNALPPQELLDDLCSRFVLNVPKEDQQSFERILFLVEYAHWFYEDNTVENNPSLKSFTLKEFTSLMFNSCEVLKPYVPHIDDIFKDFTSYKVRVPVTGAIILDQTFERCLLVKGWKGTSWSFPRGKKNKDEEDHACAVREVLEETGFDVSELLNKDEFIEVIFGQQRVRLYIIAGVGEDTSFAPLTKKEISEIAWQRLDDLQPAGDEVISRSVAGLKLYMVSPFLMSLKAWILKHPPANSLKSDVYLRGFSVWKAKTSSSGSSSALVESQYIKPAPDTHIAEMGPGKSFRNFKFDRQSLVRTMESAFSA